One window from the genome of Penaeus monodon isolate SGIC_2016 chromosome 4, NSTDA_Pmon_1, whole genome shotgun sequence encodes:
- the LOC119570171 gene encoding terminal nucleotidyltransferase 5C-like (The sequence of the model RefSeq protein was modified relative to this genomic sequence to represent the inferred CDS: added 102 bases not found in genome assembly), protein MAPNTGTPANQQVSKDSATTTAHSPTVPLSPQFMQSGSLGTTEERLRIKMEGLINVNMDDQRFAVLSYEQVRRLNDVLHEVVPIHGRGNFPTLEIRLRDLVSMVRAKLEADSMTVRDIRINGGAASHILATEADQAYNDLDLIFAVDLSSPRNYDRVKNAVLEVLVDYLPEGVSKKRMSSCSMKEGYVNKMVKVNDSDRWSLISLSNNGGRNVELKFVDSMKRQFEFSVDSFQIVLDSLLLFYDCAEMPISENFYPTVVGESVYGDFSEALYHLQKKFIATKNPEEIRGGGLLKYCNLLVKDYEPARPEEIKTLERYMCSRFFIDFPDVNQQQSKLEAYLWNHFVGADEALRYEYLMVLHRVVDESTVCLMGHERRQTLNLIDELACQVFYTEQQRLYAKQQQHCSDTSSTTSSSSSSSSSSFDVHIAPPPPVIYSNGYYYAPIVPAPAPPQSYTCTCGWLQCA, encoded by the coding sequence CAGAGCGGCAGTCTCGGCACCACCGAAGAGCGACTTCGCATCAAGATGGAAGGTCTCATCAACGTCAATATGGACGACCAGAGGTTCGCGGTCCTGAGTTACGAACAGGTTCGACGACTGAATGACGTGCTGCATGAGGTCGTGCCCATCCACGGGCGCGGGAACTTCCCGACGCTGGAGATCCGCCTGCGGGACCTGGTGTCGATGGTGAGGGCCAAGCTGGAGGCCGACTCCATGACGGTGCGGGACATTCGCATCAACGGCGGCGCCGCCTCGCACATCCTGGCCACCGAGGCCGACCAGGCCTACAACGACCTCGACCTCATCTTCGCCGTGGACCTGAGCAGCCCGAGGAATTACGACCGCGTGAAAAATGCCGTGCTGGAAGTGCTAGTGGATTACCTGCCCGAGGGCGTGAGCAAGAAGCGCATGTCGTCGTGCTCCATGAAAGAGGGCTACGTCAACAAAATGGTCAAGGTCAACGACTCGGACCGATGGTCGCTCATCTCGCTCTCCAACAACGGCGGCAGGAACGTCGAGCTCAAGTTCGTCGACAGCATGAAGCGGCAGTTCGAGTTCTCTGTCGACTCCTTCCAGATTGTTCTCGACTCGCTCCTGCTGTTCTACGACTGCGCCGAGATGCCCATCAGCGAGAACTTCTACCCGACGGTGGTGGGCGAGAGCGTGTACGGCGACTTCTCCGAGGCGCTGTACCACCTGCAGAAAAAGTTCATCGCCACCAAGAACCCCGAGGAGATCCGCGGCGGCGGCCTGCTCAAGTACTGCAACCTGCTGGTCAAGGACTACGAGCCCGCGCGCCCCGAGGAGATCAAGACGCTCGAGCGGTACATGTGCTCGCGCTTCTTCATAGACTTCCCCGACGTGAACCAGCAGCAGTCCAAGCTGGAGGCGTACCTGTGGAACCACTTCGTGGGCGCCGACGAGGCGCTGCGCTACGAGTACCTGATGGTGCTGCACCGTGTGGTGGACGAGTCCACCGTCTGCCTCATGGGCCACGAGAGGCGCCAGACCCTCAACCTCATCGACGAGTTGGCCTGTCAAGTCTTCTACACTGAACAGCAGCGGCTCTACGCCAAACAGCAGCAGCACTGCAGCGACACCAGTAGCaccaccagcagcagcagcagtagcagcagcagcagtttcGACGTTCACATAGCTCCTCCGCCGCCCGTCATTTACAGCAACGGCTACTACTACGCGCCCATCGTGCCCGCGCCCGCACCGCCGCAGTCGTACACGTGCACGTGCGGGTGGCTGCAGTGCGCCTAG